ctccttcatCTCAGCGCTGTACTGAGACAGGTCCTTTACTGCCTTCTCCCTCATCATGATCATCTTAGACTGGGCCTCCACCCTGGCACAGAGAGGCAGATGGAACcatggatatatacagtatgAAACCTAAGTACATGTGCAAACCCATagatatacgcacacacacaaactggttgCAACAAATACAGTAGCCTACACTTGAAATATGTAAGTAAGGATTCTTACACACATCAAGCAGGCCAGACACATTCAACTCTCATTTCTCACCTGACATCGTATGCAGCAGTGGCGAGACTGACCATGTCTCCGATGTCTTTCCGGATCTCCTGCAGCTCCTAGAACAGGAAGCAGAAAAGGGGCAGGGTTTAACAGGAGTCATGtgacctctctctgtccctggatCTGATTGGTCTCAGTGTGACCCCTGACCTTGTCCAGTCTGCGGTGGAGCTGCTGGAAACGGACCCGCTCCACACGCAGACTCTCCAGGTCTTCTCTCAGGTGGCTGTTTTTAGTCAGCTGCTTGTTGAAGCGAATAAGGGCCTGCAACAGTAATAGTGGACAGGTCTCAGTGATGTGAAGAGACTAACAGAGAACGGATCATTGACAGTGTTTGACAATATTAGGCAGCAGGCTGTACTAAAGTACTGTGTTTAACAGTGCTATTCAATTCCATGTTGGGCTGAGTGTGACAAGACATGCTACTTACTctatccagtttgttctccagggTGCGTGATGCCTTCTGAGTGTGGCGGGACTGGGACTTTTGGCTGAGAGTAGCAGTGACCTCGCCTCTCCTCAGCTCCGCCAGCTTTCTCTCCATGATGGAGATCTGGCTCCAGCACACAGATATGGCATCTTCAACTCACTAAGGGGGTGAaggttctgtgtgtgtggctgtgtgtgtggctttgtgtgtgtggctgtgtgtgtgtgtgtgtgtgtgtgtgtgtgtgtgtgtgtgtgtgtgtgtgtgtgtgtgtgaacctccTGTACCTCCTGCTCCAGCTCTGCCTGACTCTgcctctccatctccacctcgtCCCCCACCTCGTCCCTCTGTTCCAGCATGGAGCGCAGGGTCTGGGCGTCCTCACTGTCCTGCTGCCGCCGGGATAGGctctcagacacacagagactACGCTGTAGCTCCTCCTGTTCCTTCTCAAGATTCTCTATCTCCTGCCTACATAATACACATACAAaaacacagactcacacagagcATACACATTCAAACATACAGCgtttcacacacagacactgtgaTGGTGTTTGTGGTGTACCGGTGGACTCACCGCTGTCTGCGGATGTGATCTTGAGACTGGATGCTGTAGGCCAGCCGGTCTCCCCCCATGATCCGGAACTGTCTCTGCAGTTTGCCCATCTCTGTTTCAGCTGGAGCGCAGTACACCAAATGCAAATGTTTACATTTCTGAGAAAAAGTTAGTTGGTGAATTAATTAGCTAACCCTTTTGCTGGTCATACAAAACACATACTATACCTATGCCATCAATATCCATGTCGCTGCTGTCCGAGTGGACACTGGTGGCTGATCTTCCTCGAGGCATGGTTTAAATTGTACTCTGGGAACAGTAACCTATTAGCTAGACAAATCAGTGGTTGCACTTTGTTTGAGGAAGATATACGTTATCCTAGCTACTTCAAACAATGATAGGTGGGGCACTTTTCTATCCCTCCTGATTTACCATTTCACATATGAAAAGGAAGCAGCAAAACATttgcagctagctaacgttagatagctaTTTTGCCAAAACTGTGGCACCACCATTtaggcttgctagctagctagacactcAGCCCTGTTTAGAAATAGGTAATCTCGGATTCAACTACAGCTTCCAAAAAAGTACATAAGGGATGTCCAATGTTGTAAGCTAATTTACCAATACACTACAGAGTTAGTAATTTACCTGCAGGGAACTGAACAATGTAGTTCGAGCAATTAGCCACTGATACCACTTTCAATGTTAACACAACGGTCTGCTCTCCTCTTTCTCCAGAGTTGTTAGCAACCGTTTCTAGGAGGACATTATGACATGAAGAACGACCACAGACAGAGGGCAGTAAAGTGTCAGGGACCTGCTGACATGTTTCATACCACTGGAGGTCGCTCTACACAAGTGAGAGAGTGATGATGCTTACTATTAGAGAACCACAAATTGTATAGAAAAGCTATTTCTTTAGCTTTTGTAATTTTTTATAAAAGCCTTTGGTATGACTTTAAATTATTCAGCTCTTTTTCAGAAGTCAGTCCTAGAGTACAGGGTTAAAATTGTGATGGGATTGGTAccgtagacagacagacacacaaacggTGGTGTTTGAGTGCAGATGGACTCCTACCATGGCTGTGCTGTATTGTATTTTGCAGGAGCGGCAGCCCTGTGCTTACTATTCGACAAGAGATGCCACGGCTGACCGGTCAGGACATAGACAGTCAGAGCAACATTCCAACATCACTTCCACGGACATTACACCTACACAGTTAGGAATGAACTCAATGTGAAGACTTAAGTACACTAGCTGTGTTACCTGCAGATTTTTTGTTACCAAAAAGTTCAAAACACAATGGATATTTTGCAAAATGTGTATTATCAATACCATaagcataaaaataaataaataacatgttTCAAACTACCAATGTCATTTCAgtggtataattttttttttacaatttttgtGGAGTGTCTACATGGGCGTGCAGGGGCCCATTGTCGGCAGCCATCGGTCCTGTGTTCCAGTGgcgcgttgtgtttgctaatccaagttttgTCATTTTGGGGGGCTGATTGATCGTTGGAGGGCCCTTTTGCGGTTGTGTTGGCGCGACTGAGGGCTGTTGTGCTGATTAGAGAGGCAGTGGagctggccttcttgagactagttgagtatctggagcatttgTTTAAGCCAAGGGTTGGGTTGTTTGAACTTTTTACAATTTTTCTGTACTTTTTGACTTTATGTACAATCATTCATGTGTAATGTTATGTATGACCATGGACCCAGAGCTGTTATGATCTATTCACTTTAGCAGGGATGTATTTGTATGTAAATATGTCTTTAGTGTTcttaagtatgaaaaatgtatgcactcactaactgtaagtcgctctggataagagcgtctgctaaatgactaaaatgtaaatgtaaaaaaattcaGCAGGGCAAATAACATCAGTATAAATACAGCAATGTGTTTGTTAATAAATACATACAAATTGATAAATAAAAACACGCTACATAAGTTAATCATATTAAAGTTGTGTCACTGTTTTGATGGTCTTTGATTATCTCCTAACCATGGTCCTATGCCATAGGAAGCTCTCAGGTGATAGCTAGCTACCTTCATTCACGAAGGTCAAAATTCAACACAAAAACAAGTCAGCCTCCAAACGTAAAACACTCAAATGCATGTGAAacgtaaaaataaaaacagacagagaaacagaaaaaaATATAGCACACTACAAAACATTGCTCTTGTAAATTAAAAAACAATTGTAAACAAAAGGAAAATGTAAGTGGTTAAAGATATTTGGTCTGTAGGATTTTGATAATAATTGACTAATACATTTGTATATCATATCACAAGAGGTGATACACTTAGCCAGAGCTTAGAACATAACTTAAATAAATAATTGCTACAAAGACAGGAATCTTAATTGGTGTTTGGTGTGTATTTCCATCTTTCATACTGTCAGTTATGAccacaaaacaaataaaacaacatATCCTTATTAATACAGGCATAGCTTGTCTGTTTGAACTGGGTGGTATATTAAATGCTACTTTAACATATGTCACTCATTGTGACAGTAATTGCTGGGCACCGAAGCATCAAAACAAAGCTGAAACATTTAGTTCCAGCGAGAGGGTAAGCGTGACCTGCAATGACAGTGAGACCACAGTTCTTCACAGAATCAGATCCAAGGCCATTAGAATACAAGACTAGAAGGTTGTCTGAAGCAAAAGCGTCATCAGCAATAGAAAGGTCTGCTCTATACACACTCCTCTACATAAAGTGACTCATATACTCAGATATACAGTATACTCAGATCTATATACTCATTCATAGTGCTCTTTCAAGCACACAACAGTTCAGCGTTCAATCATACAGGGTTAGGATATCAGCTCGGAAAATAAAGTACATTTTCTTTCACTGTTTTTGCTGCAATGTTTTTACTATATCAACAACGTAAGAGTGAGTTGACAGTGACTTTCCTTTCATGATCATGTATTTTCTTTCCAGCTCCTTTGCCAGGTTTGACATGTGCATAATTGGGCCTACTCTATTTTCATCGAGTATCCTCTGTCCCATCACAGAGGAGCCCTAGAACCAAACTAGTACCTATACTTTATGTACTAGTACCATCTGTTGATGACACTGGGCCTCCTCATGAAAGACTGACACAAGATAAACTGGCAAATACTCAAGGAAACAATGTCAGTTTCTGAAACCTAAACACAGCATCATTGTAATTGATTGTTTAAGGACTAACACAGCACTGAAGAAAATCTCAAATCCAGCGTCCAAAGGCAACCCAAAGGGTATAAAACAGCCATGTGAAATGTTAAGACCGTCCGTCTGTCCCTGGAATGGAAAGCTAATGAGTTGGAGTTCAGTGGTGAGTTTAAAGAGAGAGGGCAGTTCCGACAGTCCAGTTCTACCATTGGTTccccccacagagagagagagagagagagagataagaacaTGAGGGGGTTGTGTGCTTCTAATGGGCAGATGTTGGGAAGGGGGGATATGGTCACAGGGTAAGGCCTCTCTTCTGTTTCTCTTCCATCTGTCATCCATCTCCCTCTACCTGATGCACTCCTCCTCCGATGGGCTGTCTGATCCCTCGTTCTCGCTGTCCTCTAGCTCGGGAAGGTCTCCCCACAGCAATAGGTTCAAACCTGCAACAGAAGACGCagagtttgtgtgtgcatgtgcagttTAAGGAACAGTCTTTTCTTGCCGACAAGCTAAGTCAATAACAAATTGGCTAAAGTAGAAACAGGCTGGCTTTCAGGCTTTGCATGTCCTCCCCAAATAATTCAACTTCTGCGTTTctattttaaattttagtcatttagcagacgctcttatccagagcgacttacagttagtgagtgcatacatttttcatactggccccccgtgggaatcgaagctATAGGAGGGACTATGTGCTAAGTCATGAGGTAGTGGAGATCGGAAGAGTAAACACATAACGCCACACACGTTGCAATGTGGCGAGTCAGTCAGTGTTGCTTAGCCTTAGGGGGTATCGGTATCTTTTCACAAACTGTGCATTTAGGGTAATTATTCTTTACATGTTTATTACTTTGACTAAATATGGTTTAAGGACAGTCCTCTCAGAATACGGTCTGTATGGTTCCTCGATAGGTAAGTGgagtaaatccatttgaattccgtaactttttgacagcatcccttttgataaaaaactaacaaaataaaaaaaacactttccatacgtttgcccatggaagaagcAGTCATGAAGTGCCTTTTTGGACCTGAacgccaaaacattcaggagatgaaggtgctcaaagttgaaccattttgcataccccaccataccatgagacatccatgtcttaatcactggaaaatataagTGGCTGAGTTTgctatcatttaaaagcttaccaATAGTGTTgacaaattattttattatttcttgtCATTTTTAAACCGCAATTATCTAAAAACGTGTAAACATTTTCGCAGTCATGTTGTAGCTTAGAGCCTATTTCACATAATCTTTGTTTTTTGTGTAGTacccgccatcggttgagacacaacatcCTCTTGAATACAGGTTGGGAGCATTTAAATCATAGAAAAATAAGTAATcgaatggacctatcccttcagaccactgcaatttagctggtacaccattTAAATGTAAATTAGTAACACAAAGATGACAGCCGGTCCACCCACCGTCAAATGTCAACTTAAATGATCATGTCTAAtctattatctatatttctatgatttcctATGTAGGATTGACAACAGATactcccattcaagtcaacattctctgatgtgtggaTCTCCAACCATCTTTTTGATACCACTTGAAAGTTGACATTTCTattgtattcccattttagtacattaatcagccaaaacatgacacccaccctgtattcaagagcatgttgtgtctcaatcGATGGCGGGCCCCACACAAATAACCTTAGATTATGTAAAATAGGGTCCAAGCTAAAATATATGTGAATATTAACAAAATCAGAGTTTATGCGTTTTTAGATAATTGTTttattaaaaacattttttttcctgaaattataaaatagttgGACAacactgtttgtaagcttttaaatgatatccaTCTCAACCGTCCATCTTTTCgatcaactttgagcacctttatctcttgaatgttttggcattcaggtcagaAAAGTaactttctgagcacttctacaatgggcaagTATGTATGGAAAATGTTGTTGAACTCAAAAGGGGttctgtcaaaaagtgattgaattcaaatgggcTCACCCAGAGGTCAGTGAGCTTGGAGACAGTGAGTGAAGGAGTTCTAACCTGTAGCATCCAGTCTGTTAAGGGTGGACACAGCATCACTGTTAAACATCCAGAAATGGCCATTGTTACAGGACAGCAGGCAGGGCTTACATGGGGCTACCACGTGATACCCCACAAAATTACCActggagagggggatagagagagaagggggaagtagagagagagagggagtgggaaatAGAGAAAAGGGAAAAAtatatgggggagggagagagatagattaaaaaaaaaaaaaaaaaaaaaaaaaaactgtcagCGTTTTATAGCGAGCACCTGTGAAAGTGCTAACTCTATCAGTAGGTGTCTATTATCTGACCGATGTGTTTCTGTGTACAACAACAAAGCCCTGGGGATACAAAGGGTACCTGACAAAAGCCTCACTGTACCCAACAAACTGCTGGCTGAACAACTTTCCAACTGAAGACATGAACATTTGCAAACATTAGCATGTTTTAAGGTAAATATTAATAAAACAGCCACAACAATTGTCTGTCTAGTAATGCTATTTTGTAACCACAAATCACATAAATAATGAATGCAAACTGTTTAGTGTAATGTGAGTAGGCAAATCTGTGTTTACAATAAAGTTACATACATACCATTTCAGGCAGGCGATGTCTCTCAGTTTGCATTTGCAGCTCTCTGTAGAGTAGCAGCTGGCCACAAAGTCAACAGTTCtagaagagggggtgggggatgtTATGGGGATTGTTAGAAAGAACATAGGGGCACCAACTCATTCTAGCCATAGAGGGAGATAATGGGTAAGAACTTGTGTTGCTTTATTAAGTATTTCCTATATCTCACAGTATCACAAACACTCAACATATGAAGTTATGAACACCTCCAAAAAACTGACAGTGATGAGAGATCCCCATAGAAACCATAACCGTCATTAGCTCATTTGTCACAACTCATTCCACACATTCAGTGATAATTTCATAAGAACATAGTGGTTTTATTGCTTACCTGTTGGGCGGTATGTCAGTAGAGAATAGCTCAATTTCTGTGTCTGCGAGAAGTACTGCCTTCATTCCTCTTGTGCAGAGTAGACTCTCACAATATATGCAATTCACTTGAGTGACACATTTGGTTTTGAAGTTGGAGGTAGACATGCTCTTTAAATACTGTTCTTCTAGCTTCCGAATCCCAATGTCAAGAGGAAATGTgcggatcaatcaatcaatcaatgtagcaATGGTAGCTGCTCTGATGCTAATGTTATTTAAAACGCTATTTCGCTAGCTAACTAATCACTATTGTTACTAAATAGCTAGCTAgttcgttagctagctatcaACAGTTAGCTGGACGTTAGCAGCACGTGAATTATAAAAGAGCCGCCACAAATCAGACGTTTCCACGTCTAATGTTATATTGGAGGTTTAGCTAGATAGCTATCGATCCTTGTTGATAGCGAGTAAtgtcctatttgtaagtcgctctggataagagcgtctgctaaatgacgtaaatgtaaatgtggttgACAACAAGCTACAGTAGCTATTTACTTGTCAAAACAGAGAGCCACAAGCTAACGTCACGAGAGTGACCACAATAACACAGCATCAGATGTTCAAAATAGCTAATGGTCTCTCGCCATTTTCAATTTATCTTCAATTTGCTCTACTCCAACGAAACAATTTCCCAGATTATTTGTTCAGTAAATCGTTGCGGTCACAGATTCAGTAAAATGTAATAGCCAGCTAGCTTCACTGTTGTGTTTATCGTTTACAACTTCCTGGTAGCTACCGATACTTCCTGAAACATTTTAAAAACTGCACTATGTCGAATTTAGATTGGCTCTCGAGGACAAAACAGATTATCCCATTGGGTAACATAATCGTACATCTACAAACCTGATTGGGTACAAATATATCAAGACTGCCGCCTAAGTAATAATGATTCGATTCATATGGCCCGTGTTGCACCGTGGGTAAATTGATTGCACTCGTTTTGGAAGCGGGCTGCCTCCCGGGCGTGAGCCAGGTGCACTGTTCAAATCCCACGGCGAaatcggctcaaaacaaaagcgACGTACGGTAATTAAGAACGTgaagtaatgagtaggattctgtgttttcacatgcaaaagtgattgctttttgaTAAAAAACGCTTTATATGCCTtgccaatgaaaactagtttgaatattcaaacatatattttatggaaaagagatgtatgtttctggacgatgcaccatgctgTCTTGTTAACAACATGAGCGAGCAGCGTAGATTACTGCTCGATTTGAGATGACGCTCCTCCCTCACCGCTTTTTCCCGTTCACATCACGGGCCATAGACCGGTGCCCCGCAGCTCAGCATAATCGAATTCCCAACTATCACACATTCAATGGCGAAAGGCTTGGCTTTATCCCTTTaaatttgtatttttaataagATAAGAGAGCTGCACCTAAATCATTTGCACAATATGTACCCCTCCTACACAATGGTGTCAAGGTTTACAGACATTGATGACAAGTGTACCTTCTGCAATGATGGATCTGAAACGctgacacatttgttttatagTTGTTTGTACACTATTAGATTTTGGAGAGATGTGGAGGAGTACATACTGAGTAAAACTGGTCACTCTGTTGATATTAAATGCAATGATGTTATAACCTTTTTTGACAGTACTCTGAACTCTTTGAAATGTATAACTAATGTCATGATTGTGGTTGGTAAATTTTATATATCCACAAAACCAAATGTTTTAAATCAACCCCCTGCTTTAAAGTGTTTTTTTTAATAGACTTTATGTTTTTAATTGAGTCTCTGAAATGACTAAATAATAACAAAATCTTGTCTACAGTCCAATATTATAATGATTATATTTTGAATAAGTGTCATTGTCACATTTTCTTATGCTGTCATAACTAatttttctgtttttgttttgtttgtcttTTATGTTCTTGTCAATTCTTGAACTCAATGACGTCTGATTGTCTGTTATATTTTATTCCCCCCAAAAAAGGCTCAGCATAATTGACTCCGCCCCTTGATTGTCGATTTCTCTTGTTTCATGAAAAGAGGCGGGGTCGTTTTTGGAGAACTTGtgagaaaaacacccccaaaatctTCATATGGGACGGAAATGAAATAGGAAAGCTCGTATTTGTCATCGAAATCGACATTAGGTCAAATGTGGTGCATGCTTTAAGCAACTTGCATTGTAAAACATGTGCAATGCTGTATGTTTATAGCACACAAACAGTTAGAAAAGTGTACACTTTTGGAACTCATACGTTTGGAGAAAGACAATAAATTATAGTAGCTAtaacggtagctagctaggtaacggtATCCCAAAGACTTGGCTAGCTCGTTAGCCTTACTCTAGTCCCTAGATTTCCTATAGCTAAAAATGGCGAAATGCCTCATTCTTATAGACAGGTGAAACCAGTCTGATCGCTAAGTTCACCATTCTTTAAACTTCACTTATCTAGGGGGTGTCTGTAAAAAAGACACATTCTATATAGAATTTGACATCGTTTTTATGCTACAATTCAATGTTGCAGCCCTCTAAAGGTGTTGTCTCATGTGCATAGTtaggcagacgcttttatccataaCTCATTGGTTGACATTGTAATATGCCCATGTTTTGCAAGCACCATAATGACTATCATTCAGTTTAAACCAATGAGATAGGCCTATTTTATAACAGTAATGGGGTTTATGTTACCTATAAATTTATACTTAGTAACTGCTTTAGTCTGCTTACATACAAACccttaaagagattctccggtacttttctATACTTTTTAgacagtagttctgaaagtagcactcacgatCCAAAtgtggtccccgaaaattgcatACTATGTCAcctgtgcagatatgtgcaccatgccattgccctctctcttgctctgctgTATGTgtatcttgctagctgtcactcaaatggctaGGGGAtgaagctcattggctgaaactcaaattgctagggggctgacCCACATGGGGAAAATGTAAGGAAAATTGCACCGCACATATTCCAGAAAACAgccgctttcaaactagggattttgtggcATATTGCGGTAAAACAGTACTCCTTCTCATAGATTATGCCTGTATGAACTATACATTGACACCCAACCCAATGTGGGAGGTTTAAAATATACTAACTAGTGGCCAAGTTAgtaatttagcaaacgctctCATCCAGAACGACTTACTGTAGTactaatgagtgcatacatttgtctgactttttcgtactggtcccccgtgggaatcaaacactCAATCCTGGctttgtaagcgccatgctctaccaattgagccacacAGGACATGTCTTTAATAAAGGTACCATGCACTACCATCTgagttccggagcatgtctttaataaAGGTAGCCCAGTGTTATGATGTTTTCTGAGTGTTTGCTGTTCTCAAGGCACCAAAGTTGAAAACTGTGTTCTCAGGAAAATTATATTGTCAATGTCATGGACCACATTGGATTGACATATTTTGACCTTTATGTTCTCTGGCCTTTTTCCGATATTACTATTCATGGGCCCAGCATGAAACAATCTActatcctcccgagtggcgcagtggtctaaggcactgcatcgcagtgctagctgtgccactagagatcctggttcaaatccaggctctgtcatagcaggccgcgaccaggagacccatggggcggcgcacaattggcccagcatcgtccagggtaggggagggaatggccggcagggttgtagctcagttggtagagcatggcgtttgcaaagccagggttgtgggttcgattcccatggggggccagtatgaaaaaaataaaaaataatgtatgcactcactaacggactacaaagggaagcacagccgcgagctacccagtgacacgagcctaccagacgagctaactggataagaacgtctgctaaatgactaaaaatgtaaatctaTTCCATCCCTTATTAGTGTGTAGGCAACAGTCAATTCACCAACTCTTAGCATCACTGTCTATTATGAGAACCACACACTGGATTTGGTCCTACACCCACCCCAGACACATTGCAACACCCAGTTTGAATGATGTATAAAGGCCAGAGTATTTTATCCATACATAGGCCTACACAGTATTACATGTGTTAATGAATATGTATGGGCAAGCAATGTAATTTATGTATCAACCAAATGAATGTGACACATGCACGGTGTATGTCTGTCTCCATGCC
This window of the Coregonus clupeaformis isolate EN_2021a chromosome 10, ASM2061545v1, whole genome shotgun sequence genome carries:
- the LOC121574830 gene encoding protein FAM72A, encoding MSTSNFKTKCVTQVNCIYCESLLCTRGMKAVLLADTEIELFSTDIPPNRTVDFVASCYSTESCKCKLRDIACLKCGNFVGYHVVAPCKPCLLSCNNGHFWMFNSDAVSTLNRLDATGLNLLLWGDLPELEDSENEGSDSPSEEECIR